One genomic region from Pseudoduganella lutea encodes:
- a CDS encoding response regulator encodes MAKVDKPKILVVNDDANSLFALTSLLDQWAEQESYEVIAARSGEEALRQVLMHDFAVILLDVNMPGMDGFETAEAIHQRVRSANIPIIFITAFVADELDRLKAYQKGAADFLFTPVIPQILHAKISVFVALAMKNEELKKQARQLSQRTNDLISSNKRLLQEIEERKVAERQNHAKDEFLAMLGHELRNPLSAISSAASLLGLPAVTADAAVRAKKIIQRQSQHLGRIVDDLLDLSRAMSGKILLNRAPVDVAALIRNCLETYRTTGRTADYDVHVELESGWVDGDVTRLEQIFSNLLDNALKYTPPGGTIDILLEADEEDVVLTVHDSGVGIAAELLPHVFDVFVQGTSTLDRAQGGLGIGLALVRRLAELHGGGVEADSAGPGEGSTFLIRLPRTERITEPNSQIMETTERAKPNVLLIEDNDDGREMMAMMLSCYGYEVRHAADGLQGLAVAREYRPGVALVDIGLPGIDGYEVARRLRSDPDMRHIRLIALTGYGLAEDQRRVLEAGFDMHLVKPVDIDSLMKAIASLTADVAPPAAAVAATRQ; translated from the coding sequence GTGGCCAAAGTAGACAAACCAAAGATCCTTGTCGTCAACGACGACGCGAACAGCCTGTTTGCGCTCACGAGCTTGCTGGACCAGTGGGCGGAGCAGGAATCGTATGAGGTGATCGCCGCTCGAAGCGGCGAAGAGGCATTGCGGCAGGTCCTCATGCATGATTTCGCCGTCATCCTGCTGGACGTGAACATGCCTGGCATGGATGGCTTCGAGACCGCCGAGGCGATCCACCAGCGCGTCCGCTCGGCCAACATCCCGATCATCTTCATCACGGCCTTCGTGGCGGACGAGCTCGATCGCCTTAAGGCTTACCAGAAAGGCGCGGCCGACTTCCTGTTTACGCCGGTGATCCCGCAGATCCTGCATGCGAAGATTTCCGTGTTCGTGGCGCTGGCGATGAAGAATGAGGAATTGAAGAAGCAGGCCCGCCAGCTGAGCCAGCGCACCAATGACCTCATCAGCAGCAACAAGCGGCTGCTGCAGGAGATCGAAGAGCGCAAGGTGGCCGAGCGGCAAAATCACGCCAAGGACGAGTTCTTGGCCATGCTCGGGCACGAACTGCGCAATCCGCTATCGGCGATCAGCAGCGCCGCCTCGCTGCTCGGCCTGCCCGCGGTGACGGCCGACGCGGCGGTGCGCGCCAAGAAGATCATCCAGCGCCAGAGCCAGCATCTGGGCCGCATCGTCGATGACCTGCTCGACCTGTCTCGCGCGATGTCCGGCAAGATCCTGCTGAACCGTGCGCCGGTCGACGTGGCGGCACTGATCCGGAACTGCCTGGAGACTTATCGCACCACGGGCCGCACGGCCGACTACGACGTGCACGTGGAACTGGAGAGCGGCTGGGTCGACGGCGACGTGACGCGGCTGGAGCAGATCTTTTCGAACCTGCTCGACAACGCGCTGAAATACACCCCGCCCGGCGGCACGATCGATATCCTGCTGGAAGCGGACGAGGAAGATGTCGTGCTGACCGTACACGACAGCGGCGTAGGCATCGCGGCCGAGTTGCTGCCGCACGTATTCGACGTGTTCGTGCAGGGCACGAGCACGCTGGACCGGGCCCAGGGCGGGCTCGGCATCGGCCTGGCGCTGGTGCGCCGCCTGGCCGAACTGCATGGTGGCGGAGTGGAAGCCGACAGCGCCGGTCCGGGCGAAGGCAGCACTTTCCTGATCCGCCTCCCGCGCACCGAACGAATCACCGAACCCAACTCGCAAATCATGGAAACCACTGAACGGGCCAAGCCCAATGTCCTGCTGATCGAAGACAACGACGACGGCCGCGAAATGATGGCGATGATGCTGTCGTGCTACGGCTATGAAGTGCGGCATGCCGCCGACGGACTGCAGGGCCTTGCCGTGGCGCGCGAGTACCGGCCGGGCGTGGCGCTGGTCGATATCGGCCTGCCCGGCATCGACGGGTATGAAGTGGCGCGCCGCCTGCGCAGCGATCCGGACATGCGGCACATCCGGCTCATCGCACTGACGGGCTACGGCCTGGCCGAAGACCAGCGCCGCGTGCTGGAAGCCGGTTTCGACATGCACCTCGTGAAGCCGGTCGACATCGACAGCCTGATGAAGGCCATCGCCAGCCTGACCGCCGACGTCGCACCGCCGGCCGCCGCGGTGGCGGCCACCAGGCAGTAG
- a CDS encoding sensor histidine kinase, with amino-acid sequence MKNLLHTIIENNRQMQHKMWNDKLEFLGIKVAFSELVTQFAQQYALTARYSLPEEEPSCPREYGVVLLRVLEQGLSNVTAHSGASEVDVIVDDNEDEIMLTVRDNGKGLAAGTGMPADGAAVGQYGLRLLRERARLLGGALTLATHPEGGTALTVVLPKPAATA; translated from the coding sequence ATGAAGAACCTGCTGCACACGATCATCGAGAACAACCGGCAGATGCAGCACAAGATGTGGAACGACAAGTTGGAGTTCCTCGGCATCAAGGTCGCGTTTTCCGAGCTGGTGACGCAGTTCGCCCAGCAATACGCACTGACGGCGCGCTACAGCCTGCCGGAAGAAGAGCCGAGTTGCCCGCGCGAGTATGGCGTCGTGCTGCTGCGTGTGCTGGAACAGGGCTTGTCGAACGTGACCGCGCATTCGGGCGCCAGCGAAGTCGATGTCATCGTCGACGACAATGAAGACGAGATCATGCTGACGGTGCGCGACAATGGCAAAGGCCTCGCCGCGGGCACGGGCATGCCGGCGGACGGCGCGGCCGTCGGGCAATACGGCCTGCGACTGCTGCGCGAACGGGCCCGCCTGCTGGGCGGCGCGCTGACGCTGGCCACCCACCCGGAAGGCGGCACCGCACTGACGGTCGTGCTGCCGAAACCGGCAGCGACCGCCTGA
- a CDS encoding hybrid sensor histidine kinase/response regulator has product MILSNGAIPPEADPLRAMLEAREELRRARAWSGEVLDSIADGLAIVDEAWTITWINARAAGLLGHEGTDHDSAAGLAGRGLWQAFPALAGSALEARLRQAMADRTATSFELFHAPGQRWLEVRTRPSAQGLTCMLLDIDARKRDERALRENSNRLQVAMAAGRLGEWTWDAATDVVTLGRRAAEIFDLPEGTPIAWHALQERIAPEDRAAARQVFVDAYIAHRDFDIECRIQARGGDGGEGGERRWLSVVGHGNYDDGDRLLGMTGMVQDISARRAAEEALKDSEAQLRALADSIPQLAWIAHHDGRMTWYNRRWFEYTGLTSDDLRGEGWGQVYDPECIPAMTQHWKNAIDSGQPFEMEFPIRGADGQYRWFLTRANPVRDGEGRTLRWFGTSTDVDQVKRAQEALRDETAVLELLNSTGNALSRHRDLQPLLQEVTDAATRISGARFGAFFYDKNRESARDDAHAPAPAGDPGQHSGDDVMTPYTLAGRPPSPFGELARTHAAALFGDTLRGSTITRCSDLLRQPGCAPALPAGHVGALRSYLAAPVMSRDGSVIGTLLFGHPEPGMFSERTERIIGGIAAQAGVAIDNARLNEAARRAAEERIALLDSERNARAEAERTSQMKDEFLATLSHELRTPLTAILGWSQILRRGGRGEADMEKGLQTIERNARAQAQLIEDLLDMSRIMSGKVLLDIEAVAPATVIDAAIETVRPAAAARHIRIERDFGPCGMVAADAGRLQQVVWNLLSNAIKFTPQDGSVRVSVREAGGQAEIVVADTGIGIGGGFLAHVFEHFRQADASSTRRHGGLGLGLSIVKHLVEQHGGTVVADSAGEGRGATFTVRLPLAARVPGAERPPRPALPDGEPRMAVADDLRDLGGLRVLIVDDEPDTRDLIKRVLSDCNAEVVTADSAPAALSLLPRWQPDLLLSDIGMPEMDGFELLAQVRALGPEAGGNVPAIALTAFARAEDRLRTLAAGFSDHIAKPVEAPELVAAVALAAARRRVHPG; this is encoded by the coding sequence ATGATTCTTTCCAACGGGGCCATCCCTCCTGAAGCAGACCCGCTGCGCGCCATGCTGGAAGCAAGGGAAGAGTTGCGCCGTGCGCGTGCCTGGTCGGGCGAGGTGCTGGACAGTATTGCCGACGGCCTGGCCATCGTGGACGAGGCCTGGACGATCACCTGGATCAATGCGCGTGCCGCCGGCCTGCTGGGCCACGAAGGCACCGACCACGACAGCGCCGCCGGCCTCGCCGGGCGCGGGCTGTGGCAGGCCTTTCCCGCCCTGGCCGGCAGCGCGCTCGAGGCACGGCTGCGCCAGGCCATGGCCGACCGCACGGCCACCAGCTTCGAGCTGTTCCATGCGCCGGGCCAGCGCTGGCTCGAAGTGCGGACCCGCCCTTCGGCCCAGGGCCTGACCTGCATGCTGCTCGATATCGACGCGCGCAAGCGCGATGAACGGGCGCTGCGCGAAAACAGCAACCGGCTGCAGGTGGCGATGGCGGCGGGCCGGCTCGGCGAATGGACGTGGGACGCCGCCACCGACGTCGTCACGCTGGGCCGCCGCGCCGCCGAGATCTTCGACCTGCCGGAAGGCACGCCGATCGCGTGGCACGCGCTGCAGGAACGCATCGCGCCGGAAGACCGCGCCGCGGCGCGCCAGGTGTTTGTCGACGCCTACATCGCGCACCGCGACTTCGACATCGAATGCCGCATCCAGGCCCGCGGTGGCGATGGCGGTGAGGGTGGCGAACGGCGCTGGCTGTCCGTCGTCGGCCATGGCAACTACGACGACGGCGACCGCCTGCTCGGCATGACGGGCATGGTGCAGGACATCAGCGCGCGCCGCGCCGCCGAGGAAGCGCTGAAGGACAGCGAAGCGCAATTGCGCGCCCTGGCCGATTCGATCCCGCAGCTGGCCTGGATCGCCCACCATGATGGCCGCATGACATGGTACAACCGGCGCTGGTTCGAGTACACGGGCCTGACGAGCGATGACCTGCGCGGCGAGGGCTGGGGCCAGGTCTACGACCCCGAGTGCATCCCGGCGATGACGCAGCACTGGAAGAATGCGATCGACTCGGGCCAGCCGTTCGAGATGGAATTTCCGATCCGCGGCGCCGATGGCCAGTACCGCTGGTTCCTGACCCGTGCCAACCCGGTGCGCGACGGCGAGGGCCGCACGCTGCGCTGGTTCGGCACGAGTACCGACGTCGACCAGGTCAAGCGCGCCCAGGAAGCGCTGCGCGACGAGACGGCCGTGCTCGAACTGCTGAACAGCACCGGCAATGCGCTGTCGCGGCACCGCGACCTGCAGCCGCTGCTGCAGGAAGTGACGGACGCGGCCACGCGGATCAGCGGCGCCCGCTTCGGCGCGTTCTTCTATGACAAGAATCGGGAAAGTGCGCGCGACGATGCACACGCCCCCGCGCCCGCTGGCGACCCGGGGCAGCACAGTGGCGACGACGTGATGACGCCCTATACACTGGCGGGCCGGCCACCGTCGCCCTTCGGCGAACTGGCGCGCACGCACGCCGCGGCCCTGTTCGGCGACACGCTGCGCGGCAGCACGATCACCCGCTGCAGCGACCTGCTGCGCCAGCCCGGCTGCGCACCCGCGCTGCCGGCCGGGCACGTCGGCGCGCTGCGCAGCTACCTGGCCGCGCCGGTGATGTCGCGCGATGGCAGCGTCATCGGCACGCTGCTGTTCGGCCATCCGGAACCGGGCATGTTCAGCGAGCGCACCGAGCGCATCATCGGCGGCATCGCAGCCCAGGCCGGCGTGGCGATCGACAATGCGCGGCTGAACGAAGCGGCACGCCGCGCCGCCGAGGAGCGCATCGCCCTGCTCGACAGCGAACGCAACGCACGCGCCGAGGCGGAACGCACGAGCCAGATGAAGGATGAATTCCTCGCCACGCTGTCGCACGAGCTGCGCACACCGCTCACGGCGATCCTCGGCTGGTCGCAGATCCTGCGGCGCGGCGGGCGCGGCGAGGCCGACATGGAAAAAGGCTTGCAGACGATCGAGCGCAACGCGCGGGCGCAGGCCCAGCTGATCGAAGACCTGCTCGACATGAGCCGCATCATGTCCGGCAAGGTGCTGCTCGATATCGAAGCCGTGGCGCCGGCGACGGTCATCGATGCGGCCATCGAAACCGTGCGCCCTGCTGCCGCGGCCCGGCATATCCGCATCGAACGCGACTTCGGGCCGTGCGGCATGGTGGCGGCCGACGCGGGCCGCCTGCAGCAGGTGGTGTGGAACCTGCTGTCGAACGCGATCAAGTTCACGCCGCAGGATGGCAGCGTGCGCGTGAGCGTGCGCGAGGCCGGCGGGCAGGCGGAAATCGTCGTGGCGGATACCGGCATCGGCATCGGTGGCGGCTTCCTGGCCCATGTGTTCGAGCATTTCCGCCAGGCCGACGCCTCCTCCACCCGCCGGCATGGCGGGCTGGGCCTGGGGCTGTCGATCGTCAAGCACCTGGTCGAACAGCATGGCGGCACCGTGGTGGCGGACAGCGCCGGCGAGGGCCGGGGCGCCACGTTCACCGTGCGACTGCCGCTGGCGGCCCGCGTACCCGGTGCCGAGCGCCCTCCCCGCCCGGCCCTGCCCGATGGCGAACCGCGCATGGCCGTCGCCGACGACTTGCGCGACCTGGGTGGCTTGCGTGTGCTGATCGTGGACGACGAGCCGGACACGCGCGACCTGATCAAGCGGGTGCTGTCCGACTGCAATGCCGAGGTTGTCACCGCCGACAGCGCGCCCGCCGCGCTGTCCTTGCTGCCGCGCTGGCAGCCGGACCTGCTGCTGTCCGATATCGGCATGCCGGAAATGGATGGCTTCGAGCTGCTGGCCCAGGTGCGTGCACTGGGGCCGGAAGCCGGCGGCAACGTGCCCGCCATCGCGCTGACGGCCTTCGCACGGGCGGAAGACCGGTTGCGCACCCTTGCCGCCGGCTTCTCCGATCACATCGCGAAACCCGTCGAGGCACCCGAACTGGTTGCCGCCGTCGCCCTGGCTGCCGCCCGGCGCCGTGTTCATCCGGGCTGA
- a CDS encoding diguanylate cyclase domain-containing protein produces the protein MPSPDEILNAKILVVDDCADNVDLMLEILREAGYANVTATMLPDQVCALHRQHNYDLILLDLQMPGLNGFQVMKGLKEIEQEGYLPVLALTAQPSFKIAALEAGARDFISKPFDLLEVHKRIHNMLEVRLLYKELAQYSKRQQELALHDPLTGLPNRRLLEDRIETVFQHALRNQRKAAVMYLDLDGFKPINDTHGHAYGDEILKLVAQRLVGSSRKEDTVARVGGDEFVIVLGDVSGLNDAREPASKLIEVVSEPYVVNGVTLRLSTSIGIALFPDDADSVGDLIHAADNALYDAKRSGKNRFCSAPGSTALAAAAAAAMPHQLKGVATTV, from the coding sequence ATGCCCAGCCCGGATGAGATCCTGAATGCCAAGATTCTGGTCGTTGACGACTGTGCCGACAACGTCGATCTCATGCTCGAGATCCTGCGTGAAGCCGGTTATGCGAACGTCACGGCCACCATGCTGCCCGACCAGGTTTGCGCCCTGCACCGGCAGCATAACTACGATCTGATCCTGCTGGACCTGCAGATGCCCGGCTTGAACGGATTCCAGGTCATGAAGGGCCTGAAGGAAATCGAGCAGGAAGGCTATCTCCCCGTGCTGGCACTGACGGCGCAGCCGAGTTTCAAGATCGCCGCGCTCGAAGCCGGTGCACGCGATTTCATCAGCAAGCCGTTCGACCTGCTCGAAGTGCACAAGCGCATCCATAACATGCTGGAAGTGCGGCTGCTGTACAAGGAACTGGCACAGTACAGCAAGCGCCAGCAGGAGCTGGCACTGCACGACCCGCTGACGGGCCTGCCCAACCGGCGCCTGCTGGAAGACCGCATCGAAACCGTGTTCCAGCACGCGCTGCGCAACCAGCGCAAGGCGGCCGTGATGTACCTGGACCTCGATGGCTTCAAGCCCATCAACGATACCCATGGCCACGCGTATGGCGACGAGATCCTGAAGCTGGTGGCCCAACGGCTGGTCGGCTCGTCACGCAAGGAAGATACCGTCGCACGCGTGGGCGGCGACGAATTCGTGATTGTCCTGGGCGACGTGAGCGGCCTGAACGATGCGCGGGAGCCGGCCTCGAAGCTGATCGAAGTGGTGTCCGAACCCTATGTGGTCAATGGCGTCACGCTGCGGCTGTCCACGTCGATCGGTATCGCGCTGTTCCCCGATGATGCCGACTCCGTGGGCGACCTGATCCATGCAGCCGACAACGCCCTGTACGACGCCAAGCGTTCCGGCAAGAACCGCTTCTGCTCGGCGCCGGGCAGCACGGCCCTGGCCGCGGCCGCCGCGGCGGCGATGCCGCATCAGCTCAAGGGCGTGGCAACGACCGTCTGA
- a CDS encoding hemerythrin domain-containing protein: protein MSATAKPRDAVALLKQDHDEVKAMFKQYEELGDRAFASKQKLAEKICLELTKHAIAEEEIFYPAVRAEVDDADDLVDEATVEHASAKDLIAQIHAMDPHDDLYDAKVKVLGEYIEHHVKEEEQEMFPQAKKAGVDLVALGERIQARKDEIDEIPPMPVPGKVVYSNQPSV from the coding sequence ATGAGTGCCACAGCCAAGCCGCGTGATGCCGTCGCCCTGTTGAAACAGGATCACGATGAAGTCAAAGCAATGTTCAAGCAATATGAAGAGCTGGGCGACCGCGCCTTTGCCAGCAAGCAGAAGCTGGCCGAGAAAATCTGCCTGGAGCTGACGAAGCATGCGATCGCCGAGGAAGAAATCTTCTACCCGGCCGTGCGCGCCGAGGTCGACGATGCGGATGACCTGGTCGACGAAGCGACCGTCGAGCACGCGTCGGCGAAGGACCTGATCGCGCAGATCCACGCGATGGATCCGCATGACGACCTGTACGATGCGAAGGTGAAGGTGCTGGGCGAGTACATCGAGCACCATGTGAAGGAAGAAGAGCAGGAGATGTTCCCGCAGGCGAAGAAGGCCGGCGTCGACCTCGTGGCCCTCGGCGAACGGATCCAGGCCCGCAAGGACGAGATCGATGAAATTCCGCCGATGCCCGTGCCGGGCAAGGTGGTCTATTCCAACCAGCCGTCGGTGTAA
- a CDS encoding NAD(P)/FAD-dependent oxidoreductase, which translates to MQSKYVIVGGGAGGLELACKLGRKLGPGKVMLVDSRLYHIWKPSLHEVAAGTLDIHAEGLSYQMLAHDNGFTYVYGALEGLDAADRTIRIGPIETAAGETVLPARTIGYEALVMAVGSTSNYFGVPGAAEHTISLNGTEDAERFRLTLLKLLARAATEKAGQGVDIVIIGGGATGVELAAELREASGVYAAYGFGDLQPMRDVRITIIEGAPRVLAPLPERVSAAAAGLLAERGVRVLTDTRVTQIDADQVTVLKGDVYPADIVVWAAGIKAPDLLKNLGLPTVKGGQLDVTGELVVKGFPDIYALGDCALCIGADGKPVPPRAQAAHQQADYLLAALLRRDRGQLPLGKPYAYKDYGSLVSFGQHDSVGSLMGSLQGKNWFVEGFFARLMYTSLHLMHHKAIMGTLRTGVLALARFLIKRTTPMVKLH; encoded by the coding sequence TTGCAGAGCAAATATGTGATCGTCGGCGGCGGGGCGGGCGGCCTGGAACTGGCCTGCAAGCTGGGCCGCAAATTGGGACCGGGCAAGGTGATGCTGGTCGATAGCCGGCTCTACCACATCTGGAAGCCGTCGCTGCACGAGGTGGCAGCCGGCACGCTGGACATCCATGCGGAAGGCCTGTCGTACCAGATGCTGGCGCACGACAATGGCTTCACCTATGTATACGGCGCGCTCGAGGGGCTCGATGCGGCGGATCGCACGATCCGGATCGGCCCGATCGAGACGGCGGCCGGCGAAACGGTCCTCCCGGCACGCACGATCGGCTACGAGGCGCTGGTGATGGCGGTCGGCAGCACGTCGAACTACTTCGGCGTGCCCGGCGCGGCCGAGCACACGATTTCACTGAACGGCACCGAGGATGCGGAACGCTTCCGCCTCACGCTGCTCAAACTGCTGGCCCGGGCGGCCACGGAAAAGGCCGGGCAGGGCGTGGACATCGTCATCATCGGCGGCGGCGCGACCGGCGTCGAACTGGCGGCCGAACTGCGTGAAGCGTCCGGCGTGTATGCCGCCTATGGCTTCGGCGACCTGCAGCCCATGCGCGACGTGCGCATCACGATCATCGAAGGTGCGCCACGCGTGCTCGCGCCGCTGCCGGAACGGGTGTCCGCCGCGGCGGCCGGGCTGCTGGCCGAGCGGGGCGTGCGCGTGCTGACCGATACGCGGGTGACGCAGATCGATGCCGACCAGGTCACCGTGCTGAAGGGCGATGTCTATCCCGCCGACATCGTCGTCTGGGCAGCCGGCATCAAGGCGCCGGACCTGCTGAAGAACCTCGGGCTGCCGACGGTGAAGGGCGGTCAGCTCGACGTGACGGGCGAGCTGGTGGTGAAGGGTTTTCCGGATATCTACGCGCTGGGCGATTGCGCGCTGTGCATCGGCGCGGACGGCAAGCCGGTGCCGCCGCGCGCGCAGGCCGCGCACCAGCAGGCCGACTACCTGCTCGCGGCCCTGCTGCGGCGCGACCGCGGCCAGCTGCCGCTGGGCAAGCCTTACGCATACAAGGACTATGGCTCGCTCGTGTCGTTCGGCCAGCACGATTCGGTGGGCAGCCTGATGGGTTCACTGCAGGGCAAGAACTGGTTCGTCGAAGGGTTCTTCGCGCGGCTGATGTACACGAGCCTGCACCTGATGCACCACAAGGCGATCATGGGCACGCTGCGCACCGGCGTGCTGGCGCTGGCGCGCTTCCTGATCAAGCGCACCACGCCGATGGTCAAGCTGCATTGA
- a CDS encoding Lrp/AsnC ligand binding domain-containing protein, whose product MRTQIQSVRSLDKLDRKILRILQDDGRISMKDLSEQVGLSVTPAIERVKRMERDGVITGYHARLNPAAVGATLLVFVEITLNQKSASHFEQFRREVLRIPEVQECHLVSGDFDYLIKARIHEMAEYRKLLGDMLLNLPGAAQSKSYVVMEEIKETLALSTEIS is encoded by the coding sequence ATGCGTACGCAAATACAGTCCGTGCGGTCGCTGGACAAGCTCGACCGCAAGATCCTGCGCATCCTCCAGGACGATGGCCGGATCTCGATGAAGGACCTGTCCGAGCAGGTCGGCCTGTCGGTCACGCCGGCCATCGAGCGCGTCAAGCGCATGGAGCGCGATGGCGTCATCACCGGCTACCACGCCCGGCTCAACCCGGCCGCCGTGGGCGCCACGCTGCTCGTGTTCGTGGAAATCACGCTGAACCAGAAATCGGCCAGCCATTTCGAGCAGTTCCGCCGCGAAGTCCTGCGCATTCCCGAAGTGCAGGAGTGCCACCTGGTGTCCGGTGACTTCGATTACCTCATCAAGGCGCGCATCCACGAAATGGCCGAGTACCGCAAACTGCTGGGCGATATGCTGTTGAACCTGCCGGGTGCCGCGCAATCGAAAAGTTATGTGGTGATGGAAGAGATCAAGGAAACGCTGGCGCTGTCGACAGAAATATCCTGA
- a CDS encoding D-amino acid dehydrogenase, giving the protein MRVVILGSGVIGVTTAYYLARAGHSVTVLDRQPGPALETSFANAGQISPGYASPWAAPGIPLKALKWMVQRHAPLSIAPDGTLFQLQWMWQMLKNCNADSYAVNKERMVRLAEYSRDCFKVLRAATGIAYEGRQQGTTQLFRTQKQMDDAAKDIDVLKETGVPFELLGARELLSAEPGIASGRLVGGLRLPNDETGDCQLFTTRLTAMAAELGVQFRYNVAIDALDVEGGAIRGVRCGAEVVTADSYVVALGAYSTPLLRGILDLPVYPLKGYSITVPIVDAARAPASTILDETYKIAVTRFDDRIRVGGMAEIAGYDKRLNPRRRATLEMVVNDLFPGAGDTAQASFWTGLRPMTPDGTPVVGRTPLSNLFVNTGHGTLGWTMSCGSAQLLADIMSARRPAIRADDLSVERYQRAGQVRQPQLAGA; this is encoded by the coding sequence ATGCGCGTAGTCATTCTCGGTAGCGGCGTCATCGGTGTCACCACGGCGTATTACCTGGCCAGGGCCGGGCATTCGGTGACCGTGCTGGACCGTCAACCCGGCCCCGCCCTGGAAACGAGCTTCGCCAATGCGGGGCAGATTTCGCCCGGCTACGCCTCGCCCTGGGCCGCCCCCGGCATTCCGCTGAAGGCACTGAAGTGGATGGTGCAACGCCATGCGCCGCTGTCGATCGCGCCCGACGGCACGCTGTTCCAGCTGCAGTGGATGTGGCAGATGCTGAAGAACTGCAATGCCGACAGCTATGCCGTGAACAAGGAACGGATGGTGCGGCTGGCGGAGTACAGCCGCGATTGCTTCAAGGTCTTGCGCGCCGCCACCGGCATCGCCTACGAAGGCCGCCAGCAAGGCACGACCCAGTTGTTCCGCACGCAAAAGCAGATGGACGACGCGGCCAAGGATATCGACGTGCTGAAGGAAACCGGCGTGCCGTTTGAATTGCTGGGCGCGCGCGAGCTGCTGTCGGCCGAACCGGGCATCGCCAGCGGGCGGCTCGTGGGCGGCCTGCGCCTGCCGAACGATGAAACAGGCGACTGCCAGCTGTTTACGACGCGGCTGACGGCGATGGCCGCCGAACTGGGCGTGCAATTTCGCTACAACGTCGCCATCGACGCGCTCGACGTGGAAGGCGGCGCCATTCGCGGCGTGCGCTGCGGCGCGGAAGTGGTGACCGCCGATTCCTACGTGGTGGCGCTGGGCGCGTATTCCACGCCGCTGCTGCGCGGCATCCTCGACCTTCCCGTCTACCCGCTGAAAGGGTATTCGATCACGGTACCGATCGTGGATGCGGCGCGGGCGCCCGCCTCGACGATCCTGGACGAGACCTACAAGATCGCGGTGACCCGTTTCGACGATCGCATCCGCGTCGGCGGCATGGCCGAGATCGCGGGTTACGACAAGCGCCTGAACCCGCGCCGCCGCGCCACGCTGGAAATGGTGGTCAACGACCTGTTCCCCGGTGCCGGCGACACCGCCCAGGCGTCGTTCTGGACCGGCCTGCGCCCCATGACGCCTGACGGCACACCGGTCGTCGGCCGCACCCCCTTGTCGAACCTGTTCGTCAACACGGGCCACGGCACGCTGGGCTGGACCATGTCGTGCGGCTCGGCGCAACTGCTGGCCGACATCATGTCCGCACGGCGCCCCGCCATCCGCGCCGACGACCTGTCGGTGGAGCGCTACCAGCGCGCTGGCCAGGTCCGGCAACCGCAGCTCGCCGGCGCCTGA
- a CDS encoding HDOD domain-containing protein: protein MNKLEAFGHIAALAIRGDLVFPTSVNAALRVQMALENPDTPIDEAIRLVLAEPQLAARTVALANSAMFNRSGNTVTNVRAAITRVGYHNLYALAAAMVVRQFGSRISDPAVRAKAEQLWQHCVYVACLARIIAREVTEVNGDTALFAGIVHEVGGFYLLSRADEFPGLLDPDPDNWQPASEEIITREVMSKLAIPEEVSTAIEGLRDGFLGVPPESLLDTLLLANHFAPVDSPLAQPREEFAQAESVVDLFIDEEMAARFLDEAEKDATSMNAALLV from the coding sequence ATGAACAAACTGGAAGCCTTCGGGCATATCGCAGCGCTGGCAATCCGTGGAGACCTGGTCTTTCCCACCAGCGTCAACGCGGCATTGCGCGTGCAAATGGCGCTGGAAAATCCGGACACCCCGATCGACGAGGCCATTCGCCTCGTGCTGGCCGAGCCGCAACTGGCGGCACGCACTGTCGCGCTCGCCAACTCGGCCATGTTCAACCGCAGCGGCAACACCGTCACCAATGTACGCGCCGCCATCACGCGCGTCGGTTACCACAACCTGTATGCGCTGGCCGCGGCAATGGTGGTACGCCAGTTCGGCAGCCGCATCAGCGATCCCGCCGTGCGCGCCAAGGCTGAACAGTTATGGCAGCACTGTGTCTACGTGGCATGCCTGGCGCGCATCATCGCGCGCGAGGTAACCGAGGTGAATGGCGATACCGCGCTGTTCGCCGGCATCGTGCACGAAGTGGGCGGTTTCTACCTGCTGTCGCGGGCCGACGAATTCCCCGGCCTGCTCGATCCCGATCCGGACAACTGGCAACCTGCCAGCGAGGAAATCATCACGCGAGAAGTGATGAGCAAGCTGGCGATTCCCGAAGAAGTGTCGACCGCGATCGAAGGCCTGCGCGACGGCTTCCTCGGCGTGCCGCCGGAAAGCCTGCTCGACACGCTGCTGCTGGCCAATCACTTCGCGCCGGTGGATTCGCCACTGGCACAGCCGCGCGAGGAATTCGCGCAAGCCGAGTCCGTCGTCGACCTGTTCATCGACGAGGAAATGGCGGCGCGCTTCCTCGACGAGGCGGAGAAGGATGCCACGTCGATGAACGCGGCGCTTCTCGTTTGA